A DNA window from Streptococcus sp. LPB0220 contains the following coding sequences:
- a CDS encoding enoyl-CoA hydratase, with product MMFETILYSVENDLATISLNRPEVSNGFNIPMCQEILAALEDAEKNEEVKFIILSAEGKIFSVGGDLSEMKRAVDADDIESLVLIAELVNTISKKIKQLPKPVIMVADGAVAGAAANIAVAVDFCIISDRTKFIQAFVGVGLAPDAGGLFLLGKAIGMSRATHLVMTGEALTAEKALEYGLAYRVCESEKLEKTVDQLLKKLRRGSSNSYAAMKEMVWEAFLKEWDQYANLELNLQKKLAFTEDFKEGVIAYSEKRRPQFKGK from the coding sequence GTGATGTTTGAAACAATTTTGTATTCTGTCGAAAACGACCTCGCGACAATCTCTTTAAATCGTCCTGAAGTATCCAATGGTTTTAACATTCCAATGTGTCAGGAAATTTTAGCTGCCCTGGAAGATGCAGAAAAAAATGAGGAAGTAAAATTCATTATTCTATCAGCAGAAGGGAAAATCTTTTCAGTTGGTGGAGATTTGAGCGAAATGAAACGCGCAGTCGATGCGGATGACATCGAGTCTCTTGTTTTAATTGCCGAATTAGTTAATACGATTTCAAAGAAAATCAAGCAATTGCCAAAACCGGTTATTATGGTGGCAGATGGAGCGGTTGCTGGAGCAGCTGCTAACATTGCAGTAGCTGTTGATTTTTGTATTATTAGTGATCGTACTAAATTTATCCAAGCCTTTGTTGGGGTTGGTTTAGCACCGGATGCGGGTGGGTTATTCTTATTAGGAAAAGCTATTGGTATGTCTCGGGCTACTCATTTAGTAATGACAGGTGAAGCTTTGACTGCAGAAAAAGCATTGGAGTATGGCCTAGCTTACCGCGTTTGTGAATCTGAAAAACTTGAGAAAACGGTTGATCAATTGCTTAAAAAATTAAGAAGAGGATCTTCAAATTCTTATGCTGCTATGAAAGAAATGGTTTGGGAAGCCTTCTTGAAAGAATGGGACCAATATGCGAATCTTGAATTAAATTTGCAAAAGAAACTAGCATTTACAGAAGATTTTAAAGAGGGGGTTATTGCCTACTCTGAAAAACGTCGGCCACAATTTAAAGGAAAATAA
- a CDS encoding MarR family winged helix-turn-helix transcriptional regulator: MNYQLVNDYLTSIFNNVLVIEESSLRASRFKDVSIKEMHTIDVIGSTPNATPSDISRELMVTLGTVTTSLNNLERKGYIERRRSEVDRRVVHLSLTKNGRLLYRLHQQFHKRMVNQIIGDMSPEEKKVMQKGLQNLYRFLEEIK, from the coding sequence TTGAATTACCAATTAGTTAACGACTATTTAACATCCATCTTTAATAATGTTTTGGTTATTGAGGAGTCGAGCCTAAGAGCAAGTCGATTCAAAGATGTTTCTATTAAAGAAATGCATACGATCGATGTGATTGGTTCGACACCGAATGCAACCCCGAGTGATATTTCACGGGAGTTGATGGTGACTTTGGGGACTGTCACGACAAGTTTGAATAATCTTGAGCGCAAAGGGTATATCGAAAGAAGAAGATCGGAAGTTGATCGCCGGGTTGTACACTTGAGTTTAACGAAGAACGGTCGTCTACTTTATCGTCTTCATCAGCAATTCCATAAACGGATGGTCAACCAGATTATTGGAGATATGAGTCCCGAAGAGAAGAAAGTGATGCAAAAAGGATTGCAAAATCTGTATCGTTTCTTGGAGGAAATTAAATAA
- a CDS encoding beta-ketoacyl-ACP synthase III, which produces MVFAKISQVAHYAPDQVVSNDDLAEIMDTSDEWISSRTGILRRHISKDETTSDLATIVAQRLLAKANLDAEEIDFIVVATITPDSLMPSTAARVQANIGASRAFAFDLTAACSGFVFALATAEKYISSGMYRRGIVIGSETLSKVLDWSDRSTSVLFGDGAGGVLLEASDQKSFLAENLFTDGSRGTSLESCYLGLSSPYSEEVSDRRYLTMDGRAVFDFAIRDVTKSIQKMIADASMEAEEIDYFLLHQANDRMLDKMSKKLGVSREKIPANMMEYGNTSAASIPILLSECVENHRIKMDGSQKILLTGFGGGLTWGTLLVQFS; this is translated from the coding sequence ATGGTCTTTGCTAAAATTAGTCAAGTTGCTCATTATGCACCTGACCAAGTCGTATCAAATGATGATTTGGCTGAGATCATGGATACAAGTGATGAATGGATCAGTAGTCGGACAGGTATCCTTCGGCGTCACATTTCAAAAGATGAGACGACAAGTGATCTAGCAACAATTGTTGCACAAAGATTATTAGCAAAAGCAAACTTAGATGCTGAGGAAATTGATTTCATCGTTGTTGCTACGATTACTCCAGACAGCTTAATGCCATCAACTGCAGCCCGAGTACAAGCTAATATTGGAGCTTCTCGAGCTTTTGCATTTGATCTGACTGCAGCATGTAGCGGATTTGTATTTGCATTAGCCACTGCTGAAAAATACATTTCTTCAGGTATGTACCGGCGAGGAATTGTGATCGGTAGTGAGACGCTTTCAAAAGTATTAGACTGGTCAGACCGTTCCACTTCAGTCCTTTTTGGAGATGGAGCTGGTGGTGTCTTGCTTGAAGCAAGTGACCAAAAATCGTTTTTGGCTGAAAATCTTTTTACGGATGGTAGCCGAGGTACTAGTCTTGAGTCTTGCTATTTGGGTCTCTCTTCCCCATATTCAGAGGAAGTTTCTGATCGAAGATATCTGACGATGGATGGACGGGCAGTTTTTGATTTTGCCATTCGTGATGTCACGAAAAGTATTCAAAAAATGATAGCAGACGCCTCTATGGAAGCAGAAGAGATTGACTATTTTCTGTTACACCAGGCGAATGACCGAATGTTAGATAAGATGTCAAAGAAGCTGGGTGTCTCTAGAGAGAAAATCCCAGCAAATATGATGGAATATGGGAACACTAGTGCTGCTAGTATCCCCATTCTATTATCGGAGTGTGTCGAGAATCATCGAATCAAGATGGATGGAAGTCAAAAAATTCTTCTAACAGGATTCGGTGGAGGTTTGACATGGGGCACACTTCTTGTTCAATTTAGTTAA
- a CDS encoding acyl carrier protein, producing the protein MAVFEKVQEIIVEELGKEPSEVTLESTFEDLEADSLDLFQVISEIEDAFDIQIETEEGLSTVGDLVAYVEEKTK; encoded by the coding sequence ATGGCAGTATTTGAAAAAGTACAAGAAATTATCGTTGAAGAACTTGGTAAAGAACCATCAGAAGTAACTCTTGAGTCTACATTCGAAGATTTAGAAGCAGATTCATTGGATTTGTTCCAAGTTATCTCTGAAATTGAAGATGCTTTTGACATCCAAATCGAAACTGAAGAAGGATTGTCTACAGTTGGTGACCTTGTCGCTTACGTAGAAGAAAAAACAAAATAA
- the fabK gene encoding enoyl-[acyl-carrier-protein] reductase FabK, translated as MQTRITELLNIKYPIFQGGMAWVADGDLAGAVSNSGGLGIIGGGNAPKEVVKANIDKVKSITDKPFGVNIMLLSPFADDIVDLVIEEGVKVVTTGAGNPGKYMDRFHEAGITVIPVVPSVALAKRMEKLGADAVIAEGMEAGGHIGKLTTMTLVRQVVEAVSIPVIGAGGVADGAGAAAVFMLGAEAVQVGTRFVVAKESNAHQNFKNKILKAKDIDTVVSASVVGHPVRAIKNKLASAYNQAEKDFLAGKKTQEEIEELGAGALRNAVVDGDVDNGSVMAGQIAGLVSKEETCAEILEDIYYGAAKVIQKEAARWADVNV; from the coding sequence ATGCAAACACGAATTACTGAACTATTGAATATTAAATATCCAATCTTCCAAGGTGGGATGGCATGGGTCGCTGATGGTGATTTGGCTGGAGCAGTATCAAACTCCGGTGGTCTTGGAATCATTGGTGGCGGGAACGCTCCAAAAGAAGTTGTAAAGGCTAACATTGATAAAGTGAAGTCTATTACAGATAAACCTTTTGGTGTAAATATCATGCTTTTGTCCCCATTCGCGGATGACATTGTTGACCTGGTGATTGAAGAAGGTGTAAAGGTTGTTACAACTGGTGCTGGAAATCCTGGGAAATACATGGATCGTTTCCATGAAGCAGGGATCACTGTCATTCCTGTTGTTCCATCTGTTGCCCTTGCAAAACGGATGGAAAAATTGGGTGCCGATGCGGTGATTGCAGAAGGGATGGAAGCTGGAGGTCACATTGGTAAATTGACGACCATGACCTTGGTTCGTCAAGTGGTTGAAGCTGTTTCTATTCCAGTAATTGGTGCTGGAGGTGTCGCTGATGGTGCCGGTGCTGCAGCTGTCTTTATGTTAGGTGCCGAAGCTGTTCAGGTGGGAACTCGTTTCGTGGTTGCTAAAGAATCTAATGCTCACCAAAACTTTAAGAATAAAATCTTGAAAGCGAAAGATATTGATACGGTAGTTTCAGCATCAGTTGTTGGACACCCTGTTCGTGCGATCAAGAATAAATTGGCTTCTGCCTATAACCAAGCTGAAAAAGATTTCTTGGCAGGTAAGAAGACTCAAGAAGAAATTGAAGAATTAGGGGCAGGTGCTCTTCGCAATGCCGTTGTTGATGGAGATGTTGACAATGGATCTGTAATGGCAGGTCAAATTGCTGGTCTTGTGAGCAAGGAAGAAACCTGTGCTGAAATTCTAGAAGATATCTATTATGGTGCAGCCAAGGTAATTCAAAAAGAGGCTGCTCGTTGGGCAGATGTAAACGTCTAA
- the fabD gene encoding ACP S-malonyltransferase yields MTKRAFLFAGQGAQKLGMASDLYAAYPVVKETFDTASRILGYDLRELIDSNEEKLNQTRYTQPAILTTSVAIYRLLAENGITPDIVAGLSLGEYSALVAAGALSFEDAVALVAKRGEFMETAAPAGSGKMVAVMNTDPSLIEEICQQASEKGVVTPANYNTPAQIVIGGEVAAVDYAVELLKEAGAKRLIPLNVSGPFHTALLESASQKLAAELEKVSFNDFDLPLVGNTEATIMKSEDVKALLARQVKEPVRFYDSIATIQDFGVDEVIEIGPGKVLSGFLKKIDKTLPTHNVEDQASLDALLNA; encoded by the coding sequence GTGACAAAACGTGCGTTCTTATTTGCTGGTCAAGGGGCTCAGAAATTGGGCATGGCGAGCGATTTGTATGCGGCTTATCCCGTTGTTAAAGAGACATTTGATACGGCTAGTCGTATTCTAGGTTATGATTTGCGTGAATTGATTGATTCTAACGAAGAAAAACTGAATCAGACACGCTATACTCAACCAGCTATTTTGACAACGTCAGTAGCCATTTATCGTCTCTTAGCAGAAAATGGTATCACTCCTGATATTGTTGCCGGCCTCTCTTTGGGGGAATATTCTGCCTTAGTTGCGGCTGGAGCTCTTTCGTTTGAAGATGCAGTAGCTTTGGTTGCGAAACGTGGTGAATTCATGGAAACGGCAGCTCCTGCTGGAAGTGGGAAAATGGTTGCTGTTATGAATACAGATCCAAGTTTGATCGAAGAGATTTGTCAACAAGCATCCGAAAAGGGTGTAGTAACACCAGCTAACTACAATACGCCAGCACAAATTGTGATTGGTGGTGAGGTTGCGGCTGTGGACTATGCTGTGGAACTATTGAAGGAAGCAGGTGCCAAACGCTTGATCCCTTTGAATGTGTCAGGTCCATTCCACACAGCCTTACTGGAATCTGCTAGTCAAAAATTGGCGGCTGAACTAGAAAAAGTATCATTTAATGATTTTGATCTTCCTTTAGTTGGGAATACAGAAGCGACTATCATGAAGTCAGAAGATGTGAAAGCACTTTTGGCCCGTCAAGTAAAAGAACCGGTTCGTTTCTATGATTCAATTGCTACGATTCAAGACTTTGGTGTAGATGAGGTCATCGAGATCGGACCTGGAAAAGTCTTGTCAGGATTCTTGAAGAAAATTGATAAAACTCTTCCAACTCATAACGTCGAAGATCAGGCTAGTCTAGATGCACTTCTGAATGCTTAA
- the fabG gene encoding 3-oxoacyl-[acyl-carrier-protein] reductase: MELKNKNVFVTGSTRGIGLAVAHKFASLGANVVLNGRSEISEDLLAQFADYGVTVVGISGDISNGEDAQRMVAEAIEKLGSVDVLVNNAGITNDKLMLKMTEEDFERVLKINLTGAFNMTQAVLKPMSKARQGAIINMSSVVGLMGNIGQANYAASKAGLIGFTKSVAREVAARGVRVNAIAPGFIESDMTDAIPEKMKDAMLAQVPMKRIGQAEEVAEVAAFLAGQEYLTGQTIAIDGGMTMQ; encoded by the coding sequence ATGGAACTTAAAAATAAAAATGTTTTTGTAACAGGTTCAACACGCGGAATTGGATTGGCTGTGGCTCATAAATTTGCGAGTCTCGGTGCCAATGTTGTCCTAAATGGACGTTCTGAAATTTCTGAGGACTTGCTTGCACAGTTTGCTGACTATGGTGTGACTGTTGTTGGTATTTCTGGAGATATTTCTAATGGCGAAGATGCGCAACGTATGGTGGCTGAAGCAATTGAAAAGCTTGGAAGTGTTGATGTTTTGGTCAATAACGCTGGCATTACAAACGACAAGTTGATGTTGAAAATGACTGAAGAAGATTTTGAACGGGTCTTGAAAATCAACTTGACCGGTGCCTTTAATATGACTCAAGCTGTCTTAAAACCGATGTCTAAAGCTCGTCAAGGTGCCATCATCAATATGTCATCTGTTGTTGGTCTAATGGGGAATATTGGTCAAGCGAACTATGCAGCTTCAAAAGCTGGATTGATTGGTTTTACCAAATCCGTTGCGCGCGAAGTTGCGGCTCGTGGCGTTCGTGTGAATGCCATTGCACCTGGTTTCATTGAATCAGATATGACAGACGCTATTCCAGAGAAAATGAAAGATGCCATGCTAGCTCAAGTGCCAATGAAACGAATTGGTCAAGCTGAAGAAGTGGCAGAAGTTGCGGCTTTCTTGGCAGGTCAAGAATATTTAACTGGTCAAACAATTGCCATTGATGGCGGCATGACTATGCAATAA
- the fabF gene encoding beta-ketoacyl-ACP synthase II, producing the protein MSTNRVVVTGYGVTSPIGNTPEEFWNSLHEGKIGIKPITKFDASEIPVFNAGEIQDFPFDKYFVKKDQNRMDTYSLYAIYAAMEAIENSGLNMEEEDRDRVGVIVSSGIGGLQELEDQIIRMHERGMKRIQPMFIPKALSNMGAGNIALKIGAQGVCKSVTTACASANDAIGEAFREIKFGMHDVVLAGGAEASITKIGIGGFNALTALSTTEDPERSSIPFDKDRNGFVMGEGAGVLVIESLEHAQKRGANILAEIVGYGSNCDAYHMTTPTPDGSGAAKAIKLAINEAGIKPEDVDYVNAHGTSTPANEKGESGAIVSVLGKEVPVSSTKSFTGHLLGAAGAVEAIATIEAIRHSFVPKTAGTKELSDYIEANVVYGEGQEADIQYAISNTFGFGGHNAVLAFKRWEG; encoded by the coding sequence ATGTCTACAAATCGTGTTGTTGTTACAGGTTACGGTGTAACCTCACCAATCGGAAATACACCAGAGGAGTTCTGGAATAGCCTTCATGAAGGAAAAATTGGAATCAAGCCCATTACGAAATTTGATGCTTCTGAAATTCCAGTCTTTAATGCTGGTGAAATTCAAGATTTCCCATTCGATAAATATTTCGTGAAAAAAGATCAAAATCGTATGGATACTTACTCATTGTATGCAATCTATGCTGCGATGGAAGCTATTGAAAATTCAGGCTTGAACATGGAAGAAGAAGACCGCGATCGTGTAGGTGTGATTGTATCATCTGGTATCGGTGGTTTGCAAGAATTGGAAGATCAAATTATCCGGATGCATGAACGTGGGATGAAGAGAATCCAACCAATGTTTATTCCAAAAGCTCTTTCAAACATGGGTGCTGGAAATATCGCACTTAAGATTGGGGCTCAAGGGGTATGTAAATCCGTGACAACAGCTTGTGCTTCTGCCAATGATGCAATTGGTGAAGCTTTCCGTGAAATTAAATTTGGTATGCATGATGTTGTTTTGGCAGGTGGTGCTGAAGCTTCGATTACTAAGATTGGTATCGGTGGTTTCAATGCCCTTACGGCCCTTTCAACAACGGAAGACCCAGAACGCTCATCTATTCCATTTGACAAAGACCGCAATGGTTTTGTGATGGGGGAAGGTGCAGGGGTTCTTGTCATCGAAAGTTTGGAACATGCCCAAAAACGTGGTGCTAATATTTTAGCTGAAATAGTTGGTTACGGTTCAAACTGTGATGCCTACCACATGACAACACCAACACCAGATGGTTCAGGTGCGGCTAAAGCAATTAAATTGGCTATTAATGAAGCTGGTATCAAACCTGAAGATGTCGATTATGTCAATGCGCATGGTACCTCTACACCTGCCAATGAGAAAGGTGAAAGCGGAGCTATTGTTTCTGTACTTGGTAAAGAAGTTCCTGTATCATCTACTAAATCATTTACAGGACACTTGCTTGGTGCTGCTGGTGCGGTTGAAGCGATTGCTACCATCGAAGCGATTCGTCACAGCTTTGTACCAAAAACTGCTGGTACCAAAGAATTGTCTGACTATATCGAAGCAAACGTTGTTTATGGTGAAGGTCAAGAAGCGGATATTCAGTATGCTATCTCAAATACCTTTGGTTTTGGAGGACACAATGCTGTTCTGGCCTTTAAACGTTGGGAGGGTTAA
- the accB gene encoding acetyl-CoA carboxylase biotin carboxyl carrier protein translates to MNISEIKDLLAQFDASTLREFSYKNNGEELNLSKNQTSSVAATPVAPAVEVVATPQTPVVAPVVEAPATPAVATEPVAAPAQAAEGDVVESPLVGVAYLSPAPDKSAFVSVGDKVTKGQTLLIIEAMKVMNEVPAPKDGVVTEILVTNEEMVEFGKGLVRIK, encoded by the coding sequence ATGAATATTTCTGAAATCAAAGATTTGTTGGCTCAATTTGATGCGTCAACTTTGCGTGAATTCTCATATAAAAATAATGGCGAAGAATTGAATTTGAGTAAAAACCAAACGAGTTCAGTTGCGGCTACACCGGTTGCTCCTGCAGTTGAAGTGGTAGCAACTCCTCAAACTCCTGTAGTAGCCCCTGTTGTTGAAGCCCCAGCAACTCCAGCTGTAGCGACTGAACCAGTTGCTGCTCCAGCTCAGGCTGCAGAAGGTGATGTGGTTGAAAGTCCATTGGTTGGGGTGGCTTACTTGTCGCCAGCACCGGATAAATCAGCCTTTGTATCTGTAGGAGACAAAGTTACTAAGGGTCAAACACTCTTGATTATCGAAGCCATGAAAGTGATGAATGAAGTCCCAGCACCTAAAGATGGGGTAGTCACTGAAATTTTGGTAACGAATGAAGAAATGGTTGAATTTGGAAAAGGATTGGTTCGAATCAAATGA
- the fabZ gene encoding 3-hydroxyacyl-ACP dehydratase FabZ — MTIDINAIREALPHRYPMLLVDRVLETSEDTIVAIKNVTINEPFFNGHFPQYPVMPGVLIMEALAQTAGVLELSKPENKGKLVFYAGMDKVKFKKQVVPGDQLVMTATFVKRRGTIAVVEAKAEVDGKLAASGTLTFAIGN; from the coding sequence ATGACAATTGATATTAATGCTATTCGTGAGGCTTTGCCGCATCGTTACCCAATGCTTTTGGTGGATCGCGTATTGGAAACAAGCGAAGATACGATTGTTGCCATTAAGAACGTGACAATTAATGAACCATTTTTTAATGGACATTTTCCACAATATCCTGTTATGCCAGGTGTTCTCATCATGGAAGCTTTGGCACAAACAGCAGGTGTACTAGAGTTGTCAAAACCTGAAAATAAAGGAAAATTAGTCTTTTATGCAGGGATGGACAAGGTGAAGTTTAAAAAACAAGTCGTTCCAGGAGATCAACTGGTGATGACAGCTACTTTTGTCAAACGTCGTGGAACAATTGCTGTTGTTGAAGCGAAAGCAGAAGTAGACGGTAAGCTTGCAGCTTCAGGAACGCTTACTTTTGCAATTGGAAATTAA
- a CDS encoding acetyl-CoA carboxylase biotin carboxylase subunit has product MFRKILIANRGEIAVRIIRAARELGIETVAVYSTADKEALHTLLADEAVCIGPAKSTESYLNMSAVLSAAVLTGAEAIHPGFGFLSENSKFATMCEEVGIKFIGPSAKVMDLMGDKINARKQMIKAGVPVIPGSDGEVYTAEEALEIAERIGYPVMLKASAGGGGKGIRKVEKPEDLVAAFESASSEAQAAFGNGAMYMERVIYPARHIEVQILADQHGHVIHLGERDCSLQRNNQKVLEESPSIAIGKTLRNQIGSAAVRAAESVGYENAGTIEFLYDEGKGEFYFMEMNTRVQVEHPVTEFVTGVDIVKEQIKIAAGQELSVTQEDIVIKGHAIECRINAENPSFNFAPSPGKITNLYLPSGGVGLRVDSAVYPGYTIPPYYDSMIAKIIVHGENRFDALMKMQRALYELEIDGVTTNSSFQLDLISDSHVIAGDYDTAFLMEQFLPNYNKE; this is encoded by the coding sequence ATGTTTCGTAAGATCTTAATCGCCAATCGTGGTGAGATTGCAGTACGCATTATTCGTGCGGCTCGTGAACTTGGCATCGAGACGGTTGCGGTGTATTCTACTGCTGATAAAGAAGCCTTGCATACCTTACTAGCGGATGAAGCAGTCTGTATTGGCCCTGCTAAATCAACAGAATCTTATTTGAATATGAGTGCTGTCTTGTCTGCAGCTGTTCTAACAGGAGCAGAAGCTATCCACCCTGGTTTTGGATTTTTAAGTGAAAACTCAAAATTTGCGACCATGTGTGAGGAAGTGGGCATTAAATTTATTGGTCCTTCTGCTAAAGTCATGGATTTGATGGGGGATAAGATTAATGCTCGTAAACAGATGATCAAAGCAGGAGTGCCTGTTATTCCTGGATCAGATGGTGAAGTGTATACTGCTGAAGAAGCCCTCGAGATTGCAGAGCGTATTGGTTACCCTGTGATGTTGAAAGCATCTGCAGGAGGCGGTGGTAAGGGAATTCGGAAGGTTGAAAAACCAGAAGATTTGGTTGCTGCTTTTGAATCTGCTTCCTCAGAAGCTCAAGCTGCTTTTGGGAATGGTGCCATGTATATGGAACGGGTGATTTATCCGGCACGCCACATTGAAGTACAGATTTTAGCGGATCAGCATGGACATGTCATTCACTTAGGTGAACGCGATTGTTCTCTTCAACGAAATAACCAAAAAGTTCTAGAAGAATCCCCTTCGATTGCTATTGGAAAAACTCTTCGTAATCAAATTGGTTCTGCTGCTGTTCGTGCAGCTGAATCAGTTGGGTACGAGAATGCTGGAACGATTGAATTTTTGTATGATGAAGGCAAGGGTGAGTTCTACTTTATGGAAATGAATACCCGTGTGCAAGTAGAGCATCCTGTCACGGAATTTGTAACAGGAGTTGATATCGTTAAGGAACAGATTAAAATCGCAGCTGGACAAGAATTATCCGTTACTCAAGAGGATATTGTCATTAAAGGCCATGCGATTGAATGCCGGATCAATGCGGAAAATCCTTCCTTCAACTTTGCACCAAGCCCAGGTAAGATCACTAATCTCTATCTTCCAAGTGGTGGGGTTGGCTTGCGTGTGGATTCTGCTGTGTATCCTGGTTATACGATTCCACCATACTATGATAGTATGATTGCCAAGATCATTGTCCATGGGGAAAATCGCTTTGATGCACTGATGAAAATGCAGCGTGCTCTTTATGAGTTGGAAATCGATGGTGTCACCACCAATAGTAGTTTCCAGTTGGATTTGATCTCAGATTCGCATGTGATCGCTGGTGATTACGACACTGCATTTTTGATGGAACAATTCCTTCCAAATTATAATAAGGAATGA
- the accD gene encoding acetyl-CoA carboxylase, carboxyltransferase subunit beta, whose protein sequence is MALFSKKDKYIRINPNRSAWKEPQPKPEVPDELFSQCPGCKHTIYQKDLGSERVCPNCGYTFRISAKERLALTVDPASFEEMFTGIETTDPLNFPNYKKKLAAVREMTGLDEAVLTGTALIKGQKVALGIMDSNFIMASMGSVVGEKITRLFEFATKEKLPVVLFTASGGARMQEGIVSLMQMAKISAAVQRHSKEKLFYLTVLTDPTTGGVTASFAMEGDIIMAESQALVGFAGRRVIESTVREKLPDDFQKAEFLQEHGFVDLIVERSQIRATVGQLLALHGGKHE, encoded by the coding sequence ATGGCATTATTTTCTAAAAAAGATAAATATATTCGGATCAATCCGAATAGGTCAGCCTGGAAGGAGCCTCAGCCAAAACCTGAAGTTCCTGATGAACTATTTTCACAATGCCCAGGTTGTAAACATACCATTTACCAAAAGGATTTAGGTAGTGAGCGTGTCTGCCCGAATTGTGGCTATACCTTCCGTATTTCTGCTAAAGAACGCTTGGCGCTGACAGTGGATCCAGCTAGCTTTGAAGAAATGTTTACAGGAATCGAAACGACAGATCCTTTGAATTTCCCAAATTATAAGAAGAAACTAGCAGCAGTGCGGGAAATGACAGGACTGGATGAAGCTGTCCTGACTGGAACTGCCTTGATTAAAGGTCAAAAAGTTGCGCTTGGGATCATGGATTCCAACTTTATCATGGCTTCAATGGGTTCTGTAGTAGGCGAAAAAATTACTCGTTTATTTGAATTTGCGACAAAAGAAAAATTGCCAGTTGTTCTCTTTACCGCTTCCGGTGGTGCTCGGATGCAAGAAGGAATCGTGAGTTTGATGCAAATGGCAAAGATTTCTGCGGCTGTTCAACGTCATTCCAAAGAAAAATTATTCTATTTGACAGTATTGACAGATCCGACAACTGGTGGGGTGACAGCCTCATTTGCTATGGAAGGTGACATTATCATGGCAGAGAGTCAGGCCTTGGTCGGGTTTGCCGGTCGTCGCGTGATCGAATCAACTGTGCGTGAAAAATTGCCAGATGATTTCCAAAAAGCAGAATTTCTACAAGAACATGGATTTGTAGACTTGATCGTGGAGAGAAGCCAAATCCGAGCAACAGTTGGACAATTATTGGCCCTTCATGGAGGTAAACATGAGTAA
- a CDS encoding acetyl-CoA carboxylase carboxyl transferase subunit alpha has translation MSKITQIIKEARDQGRLTALDFAQGIFDDFIELHGDRNFRDDGAVIGGIGRLGDQTVTVVGIQKGKNLQDNLKRNFGQPHPEGYRKALRLMKQAEKFGRPVVTFINTAGAYPGVGAEERGQGEAIARNLMEMSDLKVPIIAIIIGEGGSGGALALAVADKVWMLENSIYAVLSPEGFASILWKDGSRAMEAAELMKITSHELLNMEIVDKVIPEHGFSNGELLAQVKKELQEELKVLQALPLEELLEQRYQRFRKY, from the coding sequence ATGAGTAAAATAACACAGATTATTAAAGAAGCACGTGACCAAGGAAGATTGACTGCTCTTGATTTTGCTCAAGGAATTTTTGATGATTTTATCGAATTGCATGGAGATCGAAACTTCCGTGATGATGGTGCGGTGATTGGTGGGATTGGACGCTTAGGCGATCAAACGGTTACAGTCGTTGGGATCCAAAAAGGAAAAAATCTTCAGGATAATCTAAAACGTAATTTTGGACAACCACATCCAGAAGGCTATCGAAAAGCTTTGCGCCTCATGAAGCAAGCAGAGAAATTTGGCCGTCCAGTTGTGACCTTTATCAATACAGCGGGTGCTTATCCTGGTGTTGGAGCTGAAGAACGAGGACAAGGGGAAGCCATTGCCCGCAACCTCATGGAAATGAGTGATCTAAAAGTTCCAATTATCGCGATTATCATCGGAGAAGGTGGCTCTGGTGGTGCCTTGGCTCTTGCTGTAGCAGATAAGGTTTGGATGCTTGAGAACTCCATCTATGCAGTCTTGAGTCCAGAAGGTTTTGCCTCTATTCTTTGGAAAGATGGAAGTCGTGCCATGGAAGCAGCAGAGTTGATGAAGATTACTTCTCACGAATTGTTAAATATGGAAATTGTCGATAAGGTGATTCCCGAGCATGGATTTTCAAATGGAGAACTACTGGCTCAAGTGAAGAAGGAATTACAGGAAGAGTTAAAGGTTTTACAAGCTTTACCTCTCGAAGAGCTTCTGGAGCAACGCTACCAACGTTTTCGTAAATATTAA